One window of Rubrivirga sp. SAORIC476 genomic DNA carries:
- a CDS encoding TonB-dependent receptor, whose product MTFATAFRIPLLLLLLVGLGASVATAQTAGKLSGRIVDESGQAIIGATVFIVETSRGATADVDGYYTILNVPAGTYSVRISSIGYSTQLTENVNVDIGQTTTLNATLQPETTTTEEVIVRAERPPVEVDVSNSRTNVGSEEIAALPVASIENVVALQAGVQDGFVVRGSGADEIAFQVNGLTLRDERNNAPFTNISLASVEEVQVQTGGFNAEYGNVRSGVVNVVTKEGDRDRYEADIRTRYSPPTQKNFGGLASDLDAYWIRPFTDPEVAFTGTDNGAWDQATQDQYPSFEGWNSVSAGLLSDADPTNDLTPQALMDAFMFQRRKDFEVTTPDYEIDLGIGGPIPGAQRLGNLRFFGSFRREENAYLIPLHTRTYAEQTGHIKLTSDVAQGMKLSVEGRLGIQEGTGSSRSGAVSTGYNSIFRSPEGIANFLSGVSPIGSSFIDSRTFSGDYWGPSQTTYDQVGAQFSHSLSPTSYYEIRANRFQSRYDTNPGPRRDTTTVVTIGGYGFNEAPFGWQPFNVAGLDGSTGLGDIRIGVGMSNARDSSRVTVYNLQGDYTNQLTRFAEIKTGFEYNLTRSQINYARIDSAFTSTNARTVWDETPIRAAAYGQTKLELDGMIANLGLRLDYFTAGGNWYDYNLFDPVLAGVQLGPDGTPRAALDTLLTTSPSRQIVTLSPRLGVSFPVSQASKLYFNYGHFRSVPDSDQLYVVRAFSVGGQITQIADPNNPLPRTIAYELGYEQSFFDQFTARIAGYYKDISLEPRLVTYLSRDGTIDYDRTEPNSYADIRGFEFTLQKSRGEFFRGFFNYTYDVRQSGYFGFRDVFQNSTTQREQEESDALRRLASSRPVPRPFARLNLDFFTPDDFGPSVAGVSLLGGWRTSFLGQWRDGGLYTWGDNGVAEPGVSRNVEIRDRWALDLRFQRQFSVAGREVSFYADVLNALNRREMALFYGVDDGQDQIEYLSSLHFPASDDYSNIPGDDVVGAYRSEDVPYQPMEAIQSRAEADGVAGTIYYERASESYIVFENGAWTPADAGRVSDVLETKAYIDMPNQGYLNFLNPRNVFFGVRISL is encoded by the coding sequence ATGACCTTTGCCACTGCGTTTCGCATCCCCCTCCTCCTCCTGCTGCTCGTCGGCCTCGGCGCGTCGGTCGCCACGGCGCAGACGGCGGGCAAGCTCTCCGGACGCATCGTCGACGAGAGCGGTCAGGCCATCATCGGCGCGACCGTGTTCATCGTCGAGACGTCGCGCGGCGCGACGGCCGACGTCGACGGGTACTACACGATCCTGAACGTGCCCGCGGGCACGTACAGCGTCCGCATCTCGTCGATCGGGTACAGCACCCAGCTGACCGAGAACGTCAACGTGGACATCGGCCAGACGACGACGCTCAACGCGACCCTCCAGCCGGAGACCACCACCACCGAGGAGGTGATCGTGCGCGCCGAGCGGCCTCCGGTGGAGGTCGACGTGTCGAACTCTCGCACGAACGTGGGCAGCGAGGAGATCGCCGCGCTGCCGGTGGCCTCGATCGAGAACGTGGTGGCCCTCCAGGCGGGCGTCCAGGACGGCTTCGTGGTCCGCGGCTCCGGGGCCGACGAGATCGCGTTCCAGGTCAACGGCCTGACGCTGCGCGACGAGCGCAACAACGCCCCCTTCACCAACATCAGCCTCGCCTCCGTCGAGGAGGTGCAGGTCCAGACGGGCGGCTTCAATGCCGAGTACGGCAACGTCCGCTCGGGCGTCGTCAACGTGGTCACCAAGGAAGGCGACCGCGACCGCTACGAGGCCGACATCCGGACCCGCTACAGCCCGCCCACCCAGAAGAACTTCGGCGGCCTCGCCAGCGACCTCGACGCCTACTGGATCCGCCCGTTCACCGACCCGGAGGTCGCCTTCACCGGCACCGACAACGGGGCCTGGGACCAGGCCACTCAGGACCAGTACCCCAGCTTCGAGGGCTGGAACTCGGTCTCCGCGGGCCTCCTCTCCGATGCGGACCCGACCAACGATCTCACGCCCCAGGCGCTCATGGACGCGTTCATGTTCCAGCGCCGCAAGGACTTCGAGGTCACCACGCCCGACTACGAAATCGACCTCGGCATCGGCGGTCCGATTCCAGGCGCCCAGCGCCTCGGCAACCTCCGCTTCTTCGGGTCCTTCCGCCGGGAGGAGAACGCCTACCTGATTCCGCTCCACACCCGCACGTACGCCGAGCAGACGGGGCACATCAAGCTGACCAGCGACGTGGCGCAGGGCATGAAGCTCAGTGTCGAAGGCCGGCTCGGAATCCAGGAGGGCACCGGCTCCTCGCGCTCAGGCGCCGTCTCGACCGGCTACAACAGCATCTTCCGCTCCCCGGAGGGCATCGCGAACTTCCTCTCGGGTGTGAGCCCGATCGGGTCCAGCTTCATCGACAGCCGGACGTTCTCGGGAGACTACTGGGGCCCCTCCCAGACGACCTATGACCAGGTCGGCGCGCAGTTCTCGCACTCGCTATCGCCCACGTCGTACTACGAGATCCGGGCCAACCGCTTCCAGTCGCGGTACGACACCAACCCCGGCCCGCGGCGCGACACCACGACGGTCGTCACCATTGGCGGGTACGGCTTCAACGAGGCCCCGTTCGGGTGGCAGCCGTTCAACGTCGCCGGCCTCGACGGCTCGACGGGCCTCGGCGACATCCGGATCGGCGTCGGCATGTCGAACGCCCGCGACTCGTCGCGCGTGACGGTCTACAACCTCCAGGGCGACTACACCAACCAGCTCACGCGGTTCGCCGAGATCAAGACCGGCTTCGAGTACAACCTGACGCGGAGCCAGATCAACTACGCCCGCATCGACTCGGCGTTCACGAGCACGAACGCGCGGACGGTCTGGGACGAGACGCCCATCCGGGCGGCGGCCTACGGCCAGACCAAGCTGGAGCTCGACGGCATGATCGCCAACCTCGGCCTCCGGCTGGACTACTTCACGGCGGGCGGCAACTGGTACGACTACAACCTCTTCGACCCGGTCCTGGCCGGCGTCCAGCTCGGGCCGGACGGCACGCCGCGGGCGGCGCTCGACACGCTCCTCACGACCTCCCCATCCCGGCAGATCGTGACGCTTAGCCCCCGGCTCGGCGTGTCGTTCCCGGTCTCGCAGGCCAGCAAGCTCTACTTCAACTACGGCCACTTCCGGTCCGTCCCGGACTCCGACCAACTCTACGTCGTGCGCGCGTTCTCGGTGGGCGGCCAGATCACCCAGATCGCGGACCCAAACAACCCGCTTCCGCGGACGATCGCCTACGAACTCGGGTACGAGCAGTCGTTCTTCGACCAGTTCACCGCACGCATCGCGGGCTACTACAAGGACATCTCGCTGGAGCCCCGGCTCGTGACGTACCTGAGCCGCGACGGCACCATCGACTACGACCGGACGGAGCCGAACAGCTACGCCGACATTCGGGGCTTCGAGTTCACGCTCCAGAAGTCCCGGGGCGAGTTCTTCCGGGGGTTCTTCAACTACACGTATGACGTCCGCCAGTCCGGCTACTTCGGCTTCCGGGACGTCTTCCAGAACTCGACCACGCAGCGCGAGCAGGAGGAGAGCGATGCCCTCCGCCGCCTGGCCTCCTCGCGTCCGGTCCCGCGTCCCTTCGCGCGGCTCAACCTCGACTTCTTCACGCCGGACGACTTCGGCCCGAGCGTTGCGGGCGTGAGCCTGCTCGGCGGCTGGCGGACCTCGTTCCTGGGCCAGTGGCGCGACGGCGGCCTCTACACCTGGGGCGACAATGGCGTCGCCGAGCCGGGCGTCTCCCGGAACGTCGAGATCCGGGACCGCTGGGCGCTCGATCTCCGCTTCCAGCGCCAGTTCAGCGTCGCCGGCCGGGAGGTCTCCTTCTACGCCGACGTGCTCAACGCGCTCAACCGTCGCGAGATGGCGCTCTTCTATGGCGTCGACGACGGGCAGGACCAGATCGAGTACCTCTCGAGCCTCCACTTCCCCGCGAGCGACGACTACTCGAACATCCCCGGCGACGACGTGGTCGGCGCCTACCGCTCCGAGGACGTCCCGTACCAGCCGATGGAGGCGATCCAGTCGCGCGCCGAGGCGGATGGGGTCGCTGGCACCATCTACTACGAGCGCGCGAGCGAGTCGTACATCGTCTTTGAGAACGGCGCCTGGACGCCGGCCGACGCCGGCCGTGTCTCCGATGTCCTGGAGACGAAGGCCTACATCGACATGCCGAACCAGGGGTACCTCAACTTCCTGAACCCCCGGAACGTGTTCTTCGGCGTCCGGATCAGCCTCTAG
- the nagB gene encoding glucosamine-6-phosphate deaminase, which translates to MPAFAGTAPRTLPSSEPSFTRQPWRAHGVERLPVLIFDDPGSLAKQAARQVRTLIEAKTSAGDTAVLGLPTGSTPIGVYQELIRMHKEEGLDFSNVVTFNIDEYVPMAPDSLQSYHRFMRENFFDHVNVPAENIHIPRGDLAPEEIEAHAAEYERLIQRAGGMDLLLLGIGRSGHIGFNEPGSTPEDRTRLIVLDEITRKDAASDFFEEKYVPREAITMGVGTILDAREIILIATGEHKAPIVRQAVEEAPNQQVSATYLQLHSNASIYVDRAAASELTREKTPWLVKRVEWTPEASKRAVIWLSKETGKAILRLDAGDFHRHHLHDLVHGSGGVDELCQTVFEDLRQRVIYRDQLPKKQRVIVFSPHPDDDVISMGGMLHALVRNGNDVTVAYMTNGSVAVFDQDVRRHLQFIEMSQDVLAPEGGDAVKDKVAAILRDIDKKKPAEVDTDEVQKIKAFIRYTEAIAAIEVMGLGAENARFLDMPFYKTGRVKKAPIGEADVQIVLDLLTETGATHLFVAGDLSDPHGTHRMCYSAIDQAVRRYGDTLTEVDPGGDGAPAKKRRSKAADPRPLVWLYRGAWQEWEIDRADVFLPLSKADLDLKIEAIYKHESQKDRALFPGAYDDREFWERARDRNTETASALDALGLPECYAAEAFVTVHEMP; encoded by the coding sequence ATGCCCGCTTTCGCCGGTACGGCGCCCCGTACCCTCCCGTCCTCCGAGCCTTCGTTCACGCGCCAGCCGTGGCGTGCCCACGGCGTCGAGCGCCTGCCGGTGCTCATCTTCGACGACCCCGGCTCGCTCGCCAAGCAGGCCGCCCGGCAGGTCCGCACCCTCATCGAGGCCAAGACGAGCGCCGGCGACACGGCGGTGCTGGGACTGCCCACCGGCTCGACGCCCATCGGCGTCTACCAGGAGCTGATCCGGATGCACAAGGAGGAGGGGCTCGACTTCTCGAACGTGGTCACGTTCAACATCGACGAGTACGTCCCGATGGCGCCGGACAGCCTGCAGAGCTACCACCGGTTCATGCGGGAGAACTTCTTCGACCACGTCAACGTGCCGGCGGAGAACATCCACATCCCGCGCGGCGACCTCGCTCCGGAGGAGATCGAGGCCCACGCCGCCGAGTACGAGCGGCTGATCCAGCGCGCGGGGGGCATGGACCTGCTGCTGCTCGGCATCGGGCGCAGCGGCCACATCGGCTTCAACGAGCCCGGCTCGACGCCCGAGGACCGGACGCGCCTGATCGTCCTCGACGAGATCACGCGCAAGGACGCCGCGTCGGACTTCTTCGAAGAGAAGTACGTCCCCCGCGAAGCGATCACGATGGGCGTCGGCACCATCCTGGACGCCCGCGAGATCATCCTGATCGCGACCGGCGAGCACAAGGCGCCCATCGTGCGCCAGGCCGTCGAGGAGGCGCCGAACCAGCAGGTCTCGGCGACCTACCTCCAGCTCCACAGCAACGCGTCGATCTACGTCGACCGCGCGGCGGCCTCCGAGCTGACGCGGGAGAAGACGCCCTGGCTGGTCAAGCGCGTCGAGTGGACGCCCGAGGCCTCCAAGCGGGCCGTCATCTGGCTGTCCAAGGAGACCGGCAAGGCCATCCTCCGGCTCGACGCCGGCGACTTCCACCGGCATCACCTCCACGACCTCGTCCACGGCTCCGGCGGGGTCGACGAGCTCTGCCAGACCGTGTTCGAGGACCTCCGCCAGCGCGTCATCTACCGCGACCAGCTGCCCAAGAAGCAGCGCGTGATCGTCTTCAGCCCCCACCCGGACGACGACGTGATCTCGATGGGCGGCATGCTGCACGCGCTCGTTCGCAACGGCAACGACGTCACGGTGGCCTACATGACCAACGGGTCGGTGGCCGTCTTCGACCAGGACGTGCGCCGCCACCTGCAGTTCATCGAAATGAGCCAGGACGTGCTCGCGCCCGAGGGCGGCGACGCCGTCAAGGACAAGGTGGCGGCCATCCTGCGCGACATCGACAAGAAGAAGCCCGCCGAGGTGGACACGGACGAGGTCCAGAAGATCAAGGCCTTCATCCGCTACACCGAGGCCATCGCGGCCATCGAGGTGATGGGGCTCGGCGCCGAGAACGCCCGCTTCCTCGACATGCCGTTCTACAAGACGGGCCGCGTCAAGAAGGCGCCCATCGGTGAGGCCGACGTGCAGATCGTGCTCGACCTGCTCACCGAGACCGGCGCGACGCACCTGTTCGTCGCGGGCGACCTCTCGGACCCCCACGGCACCCACCGGATGTGCTACAGCGCCATCGACCAGGCGGTCCGCCGCTACGGCGACACGCTCACCGAGGTGGACCCCGGCGGCGACGGGGCACCCGCCAAGAAGCGCCGCAGCAAGGCCGCCGACCCCCGCCCGCTCGTGTGGCTCTACCGCGGCGCGTGGCAGGAGTGGGAGATCGACCGCGCGGACGTGTTCCTGCCGCTCTCGAAGGCAGACCTCGACCTCAAGATCGAGGCCATCTACAAGCACGAGAGCCAGAAGGACCGTGCCCTCTTCCCCGGCGCCTACGACGACCGTGAGTTCTGGGAACGGGCCCGCGACCGCAACACCGAGACGGCCTCGGCGCTCGATGCGCTCGGCCTCCCCGAGTGCTACGCCGCCGAAGCTTTTGTGACCGTTCACGAGATGCCCTAA
- a CDS encoding xanthan lyase, whose translation MVRRLSLFSAALLTLAGCGASAPVSVPEAPPPVVTAPPVTPAVGSAARDAQAMAAVRGVLARCRAADCGLPVGRGVEVDTVAVVDGVAVARFSQDLGDAPVRPASAAAFEAAVAEAVRGAYPGAAVRVETRGVALTALIPNADRVPADRDSDRLFAPPVATPPLVRPADEDRIPTAGLAGRHVALWPSHGWLYNADARAWGWQRARLFTTIEDLLTVGFVTRELTPMFERAGAVTLLARERDTAPEVIVDEGSRGYAETGLWGDGPTGFGLRASYGDGENPFRLGRSREAVGGARARHTATWTPDLPEAGRYAVHVSYAAGADRSEAARYTVVHAGGTTDVLVNQSIGAGTWVYLGTFEFEAGSRGRVTLVVGTDGTVSADAVRFGGGEGVIRRGAGTSGRARWMEGSRYYQQFAGAPTSVYNITDDPGNDYTDDFRSRAEWANWLRGAPFGPSDAPDLPGLGIPVDAVLAWHTDAGIDRDGTIGTLAIYNVPGMDESGAFADGTSRLANRDLADGVQTTLVDDIRRLYAPSWSRRQLWDRSYSESTRPAVPSLLLELLSHQNFRDMRFALDPRFQFDAARAVYKGYGRFLAAQRGDRFVPQPLRPTHVYALLEGDRVALGWQPQPDPLEPDALPTAYVVYTRDGAIGWDEGTRVEGTSVRLPAPPAGIVRSYRVAGVNEGGEGRPSEALAVGVGEPGASPVLVVDGFDRVAPPDAVDVPGNAGFVDPVGVPEGIGVITVGAQRVFDPSAEYVSDPQPGWGASGSELEGTLIMGNDRDHAAVHGRALLAVGRSFSSASDEAVADGTVDLADVAVVDLVLGLERRTAWPDPADPRSPAFEALPEPLRDRLGMYLDGGGALVVSGAHWASDAASDFASAAWVRTHLGVRADGRADGVLAVALGGSAVPFGTAYGPRRYAVRWPDVLAPSGIRAEIVGRFGSGEVAAVAHGRTLSLSVPLESVFDAEARAGLMEEALRRVLGE comes from the coding sequence ATGGTCCGCCGCCTTTCGCTTTTCTCCGCTGCCCTGCTGACGCTCGCCGGGTGCGGTGCCTCCGCGCCCGTCTCGGTGCCGGAGGCGCCTCCTCCCGTCGTGACCGCGCCTCCCGTGACGCCAGCCGTGGGGAGCGCAGCCCGCGACGCACAGGCGATGGCGGCTGTCCGCGGCGTCCTCGCTCGCTGCCGCGCGGCCGACTGCGGCTTGCCCGTCGGCCGGGGCGTCGAGGTGGACACGGTCGCGGTGGTGGACGGTGTCGCAGTCGCTCGCTTCTCGCAGGACCTCGGCGACGCACCGGTGCGCCCGGCTTCGGCGGCGGCATTTGAGGCGGCCGTGGCCGAGGCGGTCCGCGGCGCCTACCCCGGTGCCGCGGTCCGGGTCGAGACGCGTGGCGTGGCGCTGACCGCCCTCATCCCAAACGCCGACCGCGTCCCCGCCGACCGTGACTCCGACCGGCTTTTCGCACCGCCGGTGGCCACTCCGCCGTTGGTGCGCCCTGCGGACGAGGACCGGATTCCGACGGCCGGGCTGGCCGGGCGCCACGTCGCCCTGTGGCCCAGCCACGGCTGGCTCTACAACGCCGACGCCCGCGCCTGGGGCTGGCAGCGCGCCCGTCTGTTCACCACCATCGAGGACCTGCTGACCGTCGGCTTCGTGACGCGTGAACTGACGCCGATGTTCGAGCGAGCCGGGGCCGTCACGCTGCTGGCGCGTGAGCGCGACACGGCCCCCGAGGTGATCGTGGACGAGGGCTCGCGCGGCTACGCCGAGACGGGCCTGTGGGGCGACGGTCCGACGGGATTCGGCCTTCGCGCCAGCTACGGCGACGGTGAGAACCCCTTCCGCCTCGGCCGATCGAGGGAGGCGGTCGGCGGGGCGCGGGCGCGTCACACCGCGACCTGGACGCCCGACCTGCCTGAGGCCGGGCGCTACGCCGTCCATGTGAGCTACGCCGCCGGGGCGGACCGCTCCGAGGCGGCGCGCTACACCGTCGTCCACGCGGGCGGCACCACCGACGTGCTCGTGAATCAGAGCATCGGTGCGGGGACATGGGTGTACCTCGGCACGTTCGAGTTCGAGGCCGGGTCGCGGGGCCGCGTCACGCTCGTCGTGGGCACCGACGGGACCGTCTCCGCCGACGCCGTCCGCTTCGGCGGCGGGGAGGGCGTCATCCGGCGCGGCGCCGGGACCAGCGGGCGGGCGCGGTGGATGGAGGGCTCGCGCTACTACCAGCAGTTCGCGGGCGCGCCCACCTCGGTCTACAACATCACCGACGACCCGGGGAACGACTACACCGACGACTTCCGCAGCCGCGCCGAGTGGGCGAACTGGCTCCGCGGCGCGCCGTTCGGCCCGAGCGACGCGCCCGACCTGCCCGGCCTCGGCATTCCCGTGGACGCGGTCCTCGCGTGGCACACCGACGCAGGCATCGACCGCGACGGCACCATCGGGACGCTCGCCATCTACAACGTCCCCGGCATGGACGAGTCGGGTGCCTTCGCCGATGGCACCTCGCGCCTCGCCAACCGCGACCTCGCCGACGGGGTCCAGACGACCCTGGTGGACGACATCCGTCGCCTCTACGCGCCGTCGTGGTCGCGCCGCCAGCTCTGGGACCGCAGCTACTCGGAGTCGACGCGGCCCGCGGTGCCGTCGCTCCTGCTGGAGCTGCTCTCGCACCAGAACTTCCGCGACATGCGCTTCGCGCTCGACCCGCGCTTTCAGTTCGACGCCGCCCGTGCGGTCTACAAGGGCTACGGCCGCTTCCTCGCCGCCCAGCGCGGCGACCGGTTCGTCCCGCAGCCGCTCCGACCGACGCACGTCTACGCGCTCCTCGAGGGCGACCGCGTCGCGCTCGGCTGGCAGCCCCAGCCCGACCCGCTGGAGCCGGACGCGTTGCCGACGGCCTACGTCGTCTACACCCGCGACGGCGCCATCGGCTGGGACGAGGGGACGCGTGTCGAGGGGACCTCGGTGCGGTTGCCCGCGCCGCCAGCGGGGATCGTCCGCAGCTACCGGGTCGCGGGCGTCAATGAGGGGGGAGAGGGGCGGCCCTCCGAGGCACTGGCGGTCGGTGTGGGGGAGCCGGGCGCGTCCCCGGTTCTCGTCGTGGATGGCTTCGACCGCGTCGCCCCGCCCGACGCCGTCGACGTGCCGGGCAACGCGGGATTCGTGGACCCGGTCGGCGTGCCCGAGGGCATCGGGGTGATCACGGTCGGGGCGCAGCGCGTGTTCGATCCGTCGGCGGAGTACGTCAGCGACCCGCAGCCGGGCTGGGGGGCGAGTGGGTCCGAACTGGAAGGAACGCTCATCATGGGCAACGACCGCGACCACGCGGCGGTCCACGGCCGCGCGCTGCTCGCCGTCGGGCGCTCGTTCTCGTCCGCCTCCGACGAGGCCGTCGCCGACGGCACAGTCGACCTGGCGGACGTCGCCGTGGTCGACCTCGTGCTCGGCCTGGAGCGGCGTACGGCGTGGCCCGACCCGGCCGATCCGCGCTCGCCAGCGTTCGAGGCGCTGCCGGAGCCCCTCCGCGACCGCCTTGGGATGTACCTCGACGGCGGCGGCGCGCTGGTCGTGTCGGGGGCGCACTGGGCGAGTGACGCAGCGAGCGACTTCGCGTCGGCCGCCTGGGTTCGCACCCACCTCGGCGTCCGGGCGGACGGACGTGCCGATGGGGTGCTGGCCGTCGCCCTCGGCGGCTCCGCGGTGCCCTTCGGGACGGCCTACGGGCCGAGGCGCTATGCCGTCCGCTGGCCGGACGTGCTGGCCCCCAGTGGCATCCGCGCCGAGATCGTGGGCCGCTTCGGGTCGGGCGAGGTCGCCGCCGTCGCCCACGGGCGGACACTCAGCCTGAGCGTCCCGCTGGAGTCCGTGTTCGACGCCGAGGCGCGCGCGGGACTGATGGAAGAGGCGCTCCGGCGGGTGCTGGGCGAGTAG
- a CDS encoding GNAT family N-acetyltransferase: MSHTIRPLHPADAARALWNRSVPLWPMTPALWAEMVDAEVALVATEAGGAAHGQEEVVGLAVGARWPVADGMRGSVRLLAVDPAHRRRGFGTALLDAVAEALGQHGATVLRLGEGAPVYLTPGIDLREAAGLAFADARGFAPIGEAVHLGVALGPLDTDTEADGARLAEAGVTVRRATPPDHAPLARLLDAEWPAWHPEVARALSNDPPSVHLAVRGADVLGFAAHSSSHAGMPWFGPMGTAPAARGLGVGAVLLRHCLADLREAGHAQATIAWAASLPFYEKAVGATVSHRFRRVERAL, from the coding sequence ATGTCTCACACCATCCGCCCCCTCCACCCCGCCGACGCCGCCCGCGCGCTCTGGAACCGGAGCGTCCCGCTGTGGCCCATGACGCCCGCCCTGTGGGCCGAGATGGTCGATGCCGAGGTCGCCCTCGTCGCCACCGAGGCTGGAGGCGCCGCCCACGGGCAGGAGGAGGTCGTCGGCCTGGCCGTCGGCGCGCGGTGGCCCGTCGCGGACGGCATGCGCGGAAGCGTCCGCCTGCTGGCCGTCGACCCGGCGCACCGGCGGCGCGGCTTCGGCACCGCCCTCCTCGACGCTGTCGCCGAGGCGCTCGGGCAGCACGGCGCGACGGTCCTCCGCCTGGGCGAGGGTGCGCCCGTCTACCTCACGCCCGGCATCGACCTGCGCGAGGCGGCCGGGCTGGCGTTCGCGGACGCGCGCGGCTTCGCGCCCATCGGCGAGGCCGTCCACCTGGGCGTGGCCCTCGGCCCCCTCGACACGGACACCGAGGCGGACGGAGCGCGGCTCGCGGAAGCGGGCGTCACGGTTCGACGCGCCACTCCTCCCGACCACGCCCCGCTGGCCCGCCTGCTGGACGCCGAGTGGCCCGCGTGGCACCCCGAGGTCGCCCGCGCCCTGTCCAACGACCCGCCGAGCGTCCATCTCGCCGTACGGGGAGCCGACGTGCTCGGCTTCGCCGCCCACAGCTCCAGCCATGCCGGGATGCCGTGGTTCGGCCCGATGGGCACGGCCCCCGCCGCACGTGGCCTGGGCGTCGGCGCGGTGCTCCTGCGGCACTGCCTCGCCGACCTCCGCGAAGCCGGGCACGCCCAGGCCACCATCGCCTGGGCCGCGTCGTTGCCGTTCTACGAGAAGGCTGTCGGCGCGACCGTCTCGCACCGCTTCCGCCGGGTCGAACGAGCGCTGTAG
- a CDS encoding glycoside hydrolase family 10 protein: MSFRSALACLAVALWMAGCSAPEPVRVPEPPVVVAAPEPTPPPAPTPAPPPDPMLGGEVVDAATLPGPTREFRGAWMATVANIDWPSEPGLTPDQQRAELVALLDRSVEVGLNAIVLQVRPMADALYFSALEPWSAFLTGEQGRAPSPWYDPLQFAIDESHARGLELHAWVNPYRASHPAGPQAKDITHITRQRPDLVRRYGDYLWLDPGEPEAAEHSLRVIMDIVRRYDIDGIHMDDYFYPYPVNARGRRVQFPDAESYARAQAAGETLGRDDWRRQNVDRFIEALYDSVKAEKPHVKVGISPFGIWRPGYPASVTGFDQYGEIYADARKWLREGWLDYLAPQLYWSIASRGQSFPALLDWWGEENVQGRHLWPGLYDSRTLPELDSYRPREILDQVLLVRDDAESTGTIHFSIKAFWPRFSSLGDQLATGPYAQPALVPPSPWLADAPPAAPRLAVTRRGDDADVIALPGDADPVRQWVVRARRAGVWTWETVPVGVGTYVLSGDDGPVEAVAVSGIDRTGNEGPARVVEVTP; the protein is encoded by the coding sequence GTGTCGTTCCGTTCTGCCCTCGCCTGTCTCGCCGTCGCCCTGTGGATGGCCGGTTGCTCCGCCCCCGAGCCCGTCCGCGTGCCCGAGCCGCCGGTCGTGGTCGCCGCCCCGGAGCCGACGCCTCCCCCCGCCCCGACGCCCGCGCCGCCGCCCGACCCGATGCTCGGAGGCGAGGTGGTGGACGCGGCCACCCTGCCCGGCCCGACGCGCGAGTTCCGTGGCGCCTGGATGGCGACCGTCGCCAACATCGACTGGCCGAGTGAGCCCGGCCTGACGCCCGACCAGCAACGCGCCGAACTCGTCGCCCTGCTCGACCGGTCCGTCGAGGTCGGCCTGAACGCCATCGTGCTGCAGGTCCGCCCCATGGCCGACGCGCTCTACTTCTCCGCCCTGGAGCCGTGGTCCGCCTTCCTGACCGGCGAGCAGGGCCGTGCGCCGAGCCCCTGGTACGACCCTCTCCAGTTCGCCATCGACGAGTCCCACGCGCGTGGTCTGGAGCTGCACGCCTGGGTCAACCCGTACCGCGCCAGCCATCCGGCCGGACCGCAGGCGAAGGACATCACCCACATCACCCGCCAGCGCCCCGACCTCGTCCGCCGCTACGGCGACTACCTCTGGCTGGACCCCGGCGAGCCCGAGGCCGCCGAGCACTCGCTGCGCGTCATCATGGACATCGTCCGCCGGTACGACATCGACGGCATCCACATGGACGACTACTTCTACCCCTACCCGGTCAATGCCCGGGGGCGGCGCGTCCAGTTCCCCGACGCCGAGTCCTACGCGCGAGCCCAGGCCGCCGGCGAGACGCTCGGCCGCGACGACTGGCGGCGCCAGAACGTGGACCGCTTCATCGAGGCACTCTACGACAGCGTCAAGGCCGAGAAGCCGCATGTCAAGGTCGGCATCAGCCCGTTCGGCATCTGGCGGCCCGGCTACCCCGCCTCCGTGACCGGCTTCGACCAGTACGGCGAGATCTACGCCGACGCCCGGAAGTGGCTGCGCGAGGGCTGGCTGGACTACCTCGCGCCGCAGCTCTACTGGTCCATCGCCAGCCGCGGGCAGAGCTTCCCGGCGCTGCTGGACTGGTGGGGCGAGGAGAACGTCCAGGGCCGCCACCTCTGGCCGGGTCTCTACGACAGCCGGACGCTGCCGGAGCTGGACAGCTACCGCCCACGCGAGATCCTGGATCAGGTCCTGCTCGTCCGCGACGACGCGGAGTCGACGGGCACCATCCACTTCTCCATCAAGGCGTTCTGGCCTCGGTTCTCGTCGCTCGGCGACCAACTCGCGACCGGTCCCTACGCCCAACCCGCGCTCGTACCGCCCTCCCCCTGGCTCGCCGACGCCCCGCCCGCCGCGCCGCGCCTCGCCGTCACCCGCCGCGGCGACGACGCCGACGTGATCGCGCTCCCCGGCGACGCCGACCCGGTCCGCCAGTGGGTCGTCCGCGCCCGCCGCGCGGGCGTCTGGACCTGGGAGACCGTGCCTGTGGGCGTCGGCACGTACGTGCTCTCGGGAGACGACGGACCGGTGGAGGCCGTCGCTGTGTCGGGCATCGACCGCACCGGCAACGAGGGCCCGGCCCGCGTGGTCGAGGTAACGCCGTAG